One Homo sapiens chromosome 3, GRCh38.p14 Primary Assembly genomic window carries:
- the IL17RE gene encoding interleukin-17 receptor E isoform X11: MPPSVLPGASQAWGRTLWCPPCTLSARAWHRGHTQSLSVDKYLTAAGAELWERSVGAGVTGEAFLSEVALGLSLVGLGVWWGGTAGAKTQGQTGPDSPPWGQPFCSLFLQARGSSPVSLDLIIPFLRPGCCVLVWRSDVQFAWKHLLCPDVSYRHLGLLILALLALLTLLGVVLALTCRRPQSGPGPARPVLLLHAADSEAQRRLVGALAELLRAALGGGRDVIVDLWEGRHVARVGPLPWLWAARTRVAREQGTVLLLWSGADLRPVSGPDPRAAPLLALLHAAPRPLLLLAYFSRLCAKGDIPPPLRALPRYRLLRDLPRLLRALDARPFAEATSWGRLGARQRRQSRLELCSRLEREAARLADLG, from the exons ATGCCACCTTCAGTGCTGCCTGGAGCCTCCCAGGCTTGGGGCAGGACACTTTGGTGCCCCCCGTGTACACTGTCAGCCAG GGCTTGGCACAGAGGACACACTCAGAGTCTGTCTGTTGACAAATACCTGACTGCAGCAGGAGCTGAGCTCTGGGAAAGATCAGTGGGAGCCGGAGTGACTGGGGAAGCCTTCTTGTCAGAGGTGGCACTTGGCCTAAGCCTCGTAGGATtgggggtgtggtggggaggAACAGCAGGGGCAAAGACTCAAGGCCAGACAGGGCCAGATTCACCTCCCTGGGGACAGCCTTTCTGCTCTTTGTTTCTACAGGCCCGGGGCTCAAGCCCAGTGTCACTAGACCTCATCATTCCCTTCCTGAGGCCAGGGTGCTGTGTCCTG GTGTGGCGGTCAGATGTCCAGTTTGCCTGGAAGCACCTCTTGTGTCCGGATG TCTCTTACAGACACCTGGGGCTCTTGATCCTGGCACTGCTGGCCCTCCTCACCCTACTGGGTGTTGTTCTGGCCCTCACCTGCCGGCGCCCACAGTCAG gcccgggcCCAGCGCGGCCAGTGCTCCTCCTGCACGCGGCGGACTCGGAGGCGCAGCGGCGCCTGGTGGGAGCGCTGGCTGAACTGCTACGGGCAGCGCTGGGCGGCGGGCGCGACGTGATCGTGGACCTGTGGGAGGGGAGGCACGTGGCGCGCGTGGGCCCGCTGCCGTGGCTCTGGGCGGCGCGGACGCGCGTAGCGCGGGAGCAGGGCACTGTGCTGCTGCTGTGGAGCGGCGCCGACCTTCGCCCGGTCAGCGGCCCCGACCCCCGCGCCGCGCCCCTGCTCGCCCTGCTCCACGCTGCCCCGCGCCCGCTGCTGCTGCTCGCTTACTTCAGTCGCCTCTGCGCCAAGGGCGACATCCCCCCGCCGCTGCGCGCCCTGCCGCGCTACCGCCTGCTGCGCGACCTGCCGCGTCTGCTGCGGGCGCTGGACGCGCGGCCTTTCGCAGAGGCCACCAGCTGGGGCCGCCTTGGGGCGCGGCAGCGCAGGCAGAGCCGCCTAGAGCTGTGCAGCCGGCTCGAACGAGAGGCCGCCCGACTTGCAGACCTAGGTTGA
- the IL17RE gene encoding interleukin-17 receptor E isoform X12, whose protein sequence is MPPPDWVSHILECKHGYPSPAADSSLLLKNACHLQCCLEPPRLGAGHFGAPRVHCQPGITEARDWPSHIQVSCSPGVPIREPQTSNCLWFVRNEATQQEARGSSPVSLDLIIPFLRPGCCVLVWRSDVQFAWKHLLCPDVSYRHLGLLILALLALLTLLGVVLALTCRRPQSGPGPARPVLLLHAADSEAQRRLVGALAELLRAALGGGRDVIVDLWEGRHVARVGPLPWLWAARTRVAREQGTVLLLWSGADLRPVSGPDPRAAPLLALLHAAPRPLLLLAYFSRLCAKGDIPPPLRALPRYRLLRDLPRLLRALDARPFAEATSWGRLGARQRRQSRLELCSRLEREAARLADLG, encoded by the exons ATGCCCCCACCAGACTG GGTCTCTCACATCCTGGAATGTAAGCATGGATACCCAAGCCCAGCAGCTGATTCTTCACTTCTCCTCAAGAATGCATGCCACCTTCAGTGCTGCCTGGAGCCTCCCAGGCTTGGGGCAGGACACTTTGGTGCCCCCCGTGTACACTGTCAGCCAG GAATAACAGAGGCAAGGGACTGGCCCTCCCACATTCAGGTGTCCTGTAGCCCAGGGGTCCCAATCCGTGAGCCGCAGACCAGTAACTGTCTGTGGTTTGTGAGAAAcgaggccacacagcaggag GCCCGGGGCTCAAGCCCAGTGTCACTAGACCTCATCATTCCCTTCCTGAGGCCAGGGTGCTGTGTCCTG GTGTGGCGGTCAGATGTCCAGTTTGCCTGGAAGCACCTCTTGTGTCCGGATG TCTCTTACAGACACCTGGGGCTCTTGATCCTGGCACTGCTGGCCCTCCTCACCCTACTGGGTGTTGTTCTGGCCCTCACCTGCCGGCGCCCACAGTCAG gcccgggcCCAGCGCGGCCAGTGCTCCTCCTGCACGCGGCGGACTCGGAGGCGCAGCGGCGCCTGGTGGGAGCGCTGGCTGAACTGCTACGGGCAGCGCTGGGCGGCGGGCGCGACGTGATCGTGGACCTGTGGGAGGGGAGGCACGTGGCGCGCGTGGGCCCGCTGCCGTGGCTCTGGGCGGCGCGGACGCGCGTAGCGCGGGAGCAGGGCACTGTGCTGCTGCTGTGGAGCGGCGCCGACCTTCGCCCGGTCAGCGGCCCCGACCCCCGCGCCGCGCCCCTGCTCGCCCTGCTCCACGCTGCCCCGCGCCCGCTGCTGCTGCTCGCTTACTTCAGTCGCCTCTGCGCCAAGGGCGACATCCCCCCGCCGCTGCGCGCCCTGCCGCGCTACCGCCTGCTGCGCGACCTGCCGCGTCTGCTGCGGGCGCTGGACGCGCGGCCTTTCGCAGAGGCCACCAGCTGGGGCCGCCTTGGGGCGCGGCAGCGCAGGCAGAGCCGCCTAGAGCTGTGCAGCCGGCTCGAACGAGAGGCCGCCCGACTTGCAGACCTAGGTTGA
- the IL17RE gene encoding interleukin-17 receptor E isoform X9, producing the protein MGSSRLAALLLPLLLIVIDLSDSAGIGFRHLPHWNTRCPLASHTDDSFTGSSAYIPCRTWWALFSTKPWCVRVWHCSRCLCQHLLSGGSGLQRGLFHLLVQKSKKSSTFKFYRRHKMPAPAQRKLLPRRHLSEKSHHISIPSPDISHKGLRSKRTQPSDPETWESLPRLDSQRHGGPEFSFDLLPEARAIRVTISSGPEVSVRLCHQWALECEELSSPYDVQKIVSGGHTVELPYEFLLPCLCIEASYLQEDTVRRKKCPFQSWPEAYGSDFWKSVHFTDYSQHTQMVMALTLRCPLKLEAALCQRHDWHTLCKDLPNATARESDGWYVLEKVDLHPQLCFKFSFGNSSHVECPHQTGSLTSWNVSMDTQAQQLILHFSSRMHATFSAAWSLPGLGQDTLVPPVYTVSQE; encoded by the exons ATGGGGAGCTCCAGACTGGCAGCCCTGCTCCTGCCTCTCCTCCTCATAGTCATCGACCTCTCTGACTCTGCTGGGATTGGCTTTCGCCACCTGCCCCACTGGAACACCCGCTGTCCTCTGGCCTCCCACACG GATGACAGTTTCACTG GAAGTTCTGCCTATATCCCTTGCCGCACCTGGTGGGCCCTCTTCTCCACAAAGCCTTGGTGTGTGCGAGTCTGGCACTGTTCCCGCTGTTTGTGCCAGCATCTGCTGTCAGGTGGCTCAG GTCTTCAACGGGGCCTCTTCCACCTCCTGGTGCAGAAATCCAAAAAGTCTTCCACATTCAAGTTCTATAGGAGACACAAGATGCCAGCACCTGCTCAG AGGAAGCTGCTGCCTCGTCGTCACCTGTCTGAGAAGAGCCATCACATTTCCATCCCCTCCCCAGACATCTCCCACAAGGGACTTCGCTCTAAAAGGACCCAACCTTCGGATCCAGAGACATGGGAAAGTCTTCCCAGATTGGACTCACAAAGGCATGGAG GACCCGAGTTCTCCTTTGATTTGCTGCCTGAGGCCCGGGCTATTCGGGTGACCATATCTTCAGGCCCTGAGGTCAGCGTGCGTCTTTGTCACCAGTGGGCACTGGAGTGTGAAGAGCTGAGCAGTCCCTATGATGTCCAG AAAATTGTGTCTGGGGGCCACACTGTAGAGCTGCCTTATGAATTCCTTCTGCCCTGTCTGTGCATAGAG GCATCCTACCTGCAAGAGGACACTGTGAGGCGCAAAAAATGTCCCTTCCAGAGCTGGCCAGAAGCCT ATGGCTCGGACTTCTGGAAGTCAGTGCACTTCACTGACTACAGCCAGCACACTCAGATGGTCATGGCCCTGACACTCCGCTGCCCACTGAAGCTGGAAGCTGCCCTCTGCCAGAGGCACGACTGGCATACCCTTTGCAAAGACCTCCCGAATGCCACAGCTCGAGAGTCAGATGGG TGGTATGTTTTGGAGAAGGTGGACCTGCACCCCCAGCTCTGCTTCAAG TTCTCTTTTGGAAACAGCAGCCATGTTGAATGCCCCCACCAGACTG GGTCTCTCACATCCTGGAATGTAAGCATGGATACCCAAGCCCAGCAGCTGATTCTTCACTTCTCCTCAAGAATGCATGCCACCTTCAGTGCTGCCTGGAGCCTCCCAGGCTTGGGGCAGGACACTTTGGTGCCCCCCGTGTACACTGTCAGCCAG GAATAA
- the IL17RE gene encoding interleukin-17 receptor E isoform X7 produces MGSSRLAALLLPLLLIVIDLSDSAGIGFRHLPHWNTRCPLASHTDDSFTGSSAYIPCRTWWALFSTKPWCVRVWHCSRCLCQHLLSGGSGLQRGLFHLLVQKSKKSSTFKFYRRHKMPAPAQRKLLPRRHLSEKSHHISIPSPDISHKGLRSKRTQPSDPETWESLPRLDSQRHGGPEFSFDLLPEARAIRVTISSGPEVSVRLCHQWALECEELSSPYDVQKIVSGGHTVELPYEFLLPCLCIEASYLQEDTVRRKKCPFQSWPEAYGSDFWKSVHFTDYSQHTQMVMALTLRCPLKLEAALCQRHDWHTLCKDLPNATARESDGWYVLEKVDLHPQLCFKFSFGNSSHVECPHQTGPGLKPSVTRPHHSLPEARVLCPGVAVRCPVCLEAPLVSGCLLQTPGALDPGTAGPPHPTGCCSGPHLPAPTVRPGPSAASAPPARGGLGGAAAPGGSAG; encoded by the exons ATGGGGAGCTCCAGACTGGCAGCCCTGCTCCTGCCTCTCCTCCTCATAGTCATCGACCTCTCTGACTCTGCTGGGATTGGCTTTCGCCACCTGCCCCACTGGAACACCCGCTGTCCTCTGGCCTCCCACACG GATGACAGTTTCACTG GAAGTTCTGCCTATATCCCTTGCCGCACCTGGTGGGCCCTCTTCTCCACAAAGCCTTGGTGTGTGCGAGTCTGGCACTGTTCCCGCTGTTTGTGCCAGCATCTGCTGTCAGGTGGCTCAG GTCTTCAACGGGGCCTCTTCCACCTCCTGGTGCAGAAATCCAAAAAGTCTTCCACATTCAAGTTCTATAGGAGACACAAGATGCCAGCACCTGCTCAG AGGAAGCTGCTGCCTCGTCGTCACCTGTCTGAGAAGAGCCATCACATTTCCATCCCCTCCCCAGACATCTCCCACAAGGGACTTCGCTCTAAAAGGACCCAACCTTCGGATCCAGAGACATGGGAAAGTCTTCCCAGATTGGACTCACAAAGGCATGGAG GACCCGAGTTCTCCTTTGATTTGCTGCCTGAGGCCCGGGCTATTCGGGTGACCATATCTTCAGGCCCTGAGGTCAGCGTGCGTCTTTGTCACCAGTGGGCACTGGAGTGTGAAGAGCTGAGCAGTCCCTATGATGTCCAG AAAATTGTGTCTGGGGGCCACACTGTAGAGCTGCCTTATGAATTCCTTCTGCCCTGTCTGTGCATAGAG GCATCCTACCTGCAAGAGGACACTGTGAGGCGCAAAAAATGTCCCTTCCAGAGCTGGCCAGAAGCCT ATGGCTCGGACTTCTGGAAGTCAGTGCACTTCACTGACTACAGCCAGCACACTCAGATGGTCATGGCCCTGACACTCCGCTGCCCACTGAAGCTGGAAGCTGCCCTCTGCCAGAGGCACGACTGGCATACCCTTTGCAAAGACCTCCCGAATGCCACAGCTCGAGAGTCAGATGGG TGGTATGTTTTGGAGAAGGTGGACCTGCACCCCCAGCTCTGCTTCAAG TTCTCTTTTGGAAACAGCAGCCATGTTGAATGCCCCCACCAGACTG GCCCGGGGCTCAAGCCCAGTGTCACTAGACCTCATCATTCCCTTCCTGAGGCCAGGGTGCTGTGTCCTG GTGTGGCGGTCAGATGTCCAGTTTGCCTGGAAGCACCTCTTGTGTCCGGATG TCTCTTACAGACACCTGGGGCTCTTGATCCTGGCACTGCTGGCCCTCCTCACCCTACTGGGTGTTGTTCTGGCCCTCACCTGCCGGCGCCCACAGTCAG gcccgggcCCAGCGCGGCCAGTGCTCCTCCTGCACGCGGCGGACTCGGAGGCGCAGCGGCGCCTGGTGGGAGCGCTGGCTGA
- the IL17RE gene encoding interleukin-17 receptor E isoform X5: MGSSRLAALLLPLLLIVIDLSDSAGIGFRHLPHWNTRCPLASHTDDSFTGSSAYIPCRTWWALFSTKPWCVRVWHCSRCLCQHLLSGGSGLQRGLFHLLVQKSKKSSTFKFYRRHKMPAPAQRKLLPRRHLSEKSHHISIPSPDISHKGLRSKRTQPSDPETWESLPRLDSQRHGGPEFSFDLLPEARAIRVTISSGPEVSVRLCHQWALECEELSSPYDVQKIVSGGHTVELPYEFLLPCLCIEASYLQEDTVRRKKCPFQSWPEAYGSDFWKSVHFTDYSQHTQMVMALTLRCPLKLEAALCQRHDWHTLCKDLPNATARESDGWYVLEKVDLHPQLCFKFSFGNSSHVECPHQTGSLTSWNVSMDTQAQQLILHFSSRMHATFSAAWSLPGLGQDTLVPPVYTVSQARGSSPVSLDLIIPFLRPGCCVLASSWSRHKPTWEEFPSQWGLPSPPAPCFTQLPGRRRCLAHRGGGLCALRCGGQMSSLPGSTSCVRMSLTDTWGS; the protein is encoded by the exons ATGGGGAGCTCCAGACTGGCAGCCCTGCTCCTGCCTCTCCTCCTCATAGTCATCGACCTCTCTGACTCTGCTGGGATTGGCTTTCGCCACCTGCCCCACTGGAACACCCGCTGTCCTCTGGCCTCCCACACG GATGACAGTTTCACTG GAAGTTCTGCCTATATCCCTTGCCGCACCTGGTGGGCCCTCTTCTCCACAAAGCCTTGGTGTGTGCGAGTCTGGCACTGTTCCCGCTGTTTGTGCCAGCATCTGCTGTCAGGTGGCTCAG GTCTTCAACGGGGCCTCTTCCACCTCCTGGTGCAGAAATCCAAAAAGTCTTCCACATTCAAGTTCTATAGGAGACACAAGATGCCAGCACCTGCTCAG AGGAAGCTGCTGCCTCGTCGTCACCTGTCTGAGAAGAGCCATCACATTTCCATCCCCTCCCCAGACATCTCCCACAAGGGACTTCGCTCTAAAAGGACCCAACCTTCGGATCCAGAGACATGGGAAAGTCTTCCCAGATTGGACTCACAAAGGCATGGAG GACCCGAGTTCTCCTTTGATTTGCTGCCTGAGGCCCGGGCTATTCGGGTGACCATATCTTCAGGCCCTGAGGTCAGCGTGCGTCTTTGTCACCAGTGGGCACTGGAGTGTGAAGAGCTGAGCAGTCCCTATGATGTCCAG AAAATTGTGTCTGGGGGCCACACTGTAGAGCTGCCTTATGAATTCCTTCTGCCCTGTCTGTGCATAGAG GCATCCTACCTGCAAGAGGACACTGTGAGGCGCAAAAAATGTCCCTTCCAGAGCTGGCCAGAAGCCT ATGGCTCGGACTTCTGGAAGTCAGTGCACTTCACTGACTACAGCCAGCACACTCAGATGGTCATGGCCCTGACACTCCGCTGCCCACTGAAGCTGGAAGCTGCCCTCTGCCAGAGGCACGACTGGCATACCCTTTGCAAAGACCTCCCGAATGCCACAGCTCGAGAGTCAGATGGG TGGTATGTTTTGGAGAAGGTGGACCTGCACCCCCAGCTCTGCTTCAAG TTCTCTTTTGGAAACAGCAGCCATGTTGAATGCCCCCACCAGACTG GGTCTCTCACATCCTGGAATGTAAGCATGGATACCCAAGCCCAGCAGCTGATTCTTCACTTCTCCTCAAGAATGCATGCCACCTTCAGTGCTGCCTGGAGCCTCCCAGGCTTGGGGCAGGACACTTTGGTGCCCCCCGTGTACACTGTCAGCCAG GCCCGGGGCTCAAGCCCAGTGTCACTAGACCTCATCATTCCCTTCCTGAGGCCAGGGTGCTGTGTCCTG GCTAGCAGCTGGAGCAGACACAAACCCACCTGGGAAGAATTCCCTAGCCAGTGGGGactcccctctcccccagctcCATGCTTCACTCAGCTCCCCGGGAGGAGAAGATGCCTGGCTCATAGGGGTGGGGGGCTCTGTGCCCTCAGGTGTGGCGGTCAGATGTCCAGTTTGCCTGGAAGCACCTCTTGTGTCCGGATG TCTCTTACAGACACCTGGGGCTCTTGA
- the IL17RE gene encoding interleukin-17 receptor E isoform X6 yields MPAPAQRKLLPRRHLSEKSHHISIPSPDISHKGLRSKRTQPSDPETWESLPRLDSQRHGGPEFSFDLLPEARAIRVTISSGPEVSVRLCHQWALECEELSSPYDVQKIVSGGHTVELPYEFLLPCLCIEASYLQEDTVRRKKCPFQSWPEAYGSDFWKSVHFTDYSQHTQMVMALTLRCPLKLEAALCQRHDWHTLCKDLPNATARESDGWYVLEKVDLHPQLCFKFSFGNSSHVECPHQTGSLTSWNVSMDTQAQQLILHFSSRMHATFSAAWSLPGLGQDTLVPPVYTVSQARGSSPVSLDLIIPFLRPGCCVLVWRSDVQFAWKHLLCPDVSYRHLGLLILALLALLTLLGVVLALTCRRPQSGPGPARPVLLLHAADSEAQRRLVGALAELLRAALGGGRDVIVDLWEGRHVARVGPLPWLWAARTRVAREQGTVLLLWSGADLRPVSGPDPRAAPLLALLHAAPRPLLLLAYFSRLCAKGDIPPPLRALPRYRLLRDLPRLLRALDARPFAEATSWGRLGARQRRQSRLELCSRLEREAARLADLG; encoded by the exons ATGCCAGCACCTGCTCAG AGGAAGCTGCTGCCTCGTCGTCACCTGTCTGAGAAGAGCCATCACATTTCCATCCCCTCCCCAGACATCTCCCACAAGGGACTTCGCTCTAAAAGGACCCAACCTTCGGATCCAGAGACATGGGAAAGTCTTCCCAGATTGGACTCACAAAGGCATGGAG GACCCGAGTTCTCCTTTGATTTGCTGCCTGAGGCCCGGGCTATTCGGGTGACCATATCTTCAGGCCCTGAGGTCAGCGTGCGTCTTTGTCACCAGTGGGCACTGGAGTGTGAAGAGCTGAGCAGTCCCTATGATGTCCAG AAAATTGTGTCTGGGGGCCACACTGTAGAGCTGCCTTATGAATTCCTTCTGCCCTGTCTGTGCATAGAG GCATCCTACCTGCAAGAGGACACTGTGAGGCGCAAAAAATGTCCCTTCCAGAGCTGGCCAGAAGCCT ATGGCTCGGACTTCTGGAAGTCAGTGCACTTCACTGACTACAGCCAGCACACTCAGATGGTCATGGCCCTGACACTCCGCTGCCCACTGAAGCTGGAAGCTGCCCTCTGCCAGAGGCACGACTGGCATACCCTTTGCAAAGACCTCCCGAATGCCACAGCTCGAGAGTCAGATGGG TGGTATGTTTTGGAGAAGGTGGACCTGCACCCCCAGCTCTGCTTCAAG TTCTCTTTTGGAAACAGCAGCCATGTTGAATGCCCCCACCAGACTG GGTCTCTCACATCCTGGAATGTAAGCATGGATACCCAAGCCCAGCAGCTGATTCTTCACTTCTCCTCAAGAATGCATGCCACCTTCAGTGCTGCCTGGAGCCTCCCAGGCTTGGGGCAGGACACTTTGGTGCCCCCCGTGTACACTGTCAGCCAG GCCCGGGGCTCAAGCCCAGTGTCACTAGACCTCATCATTCCCTTCCTGAGGCCAGGGTGCTGTGTCCTG GTGTGGCGGTCAGATGTCCAGTTTGCCTGGAAGCACCTCTTGTGTCCGGATG TCTCTTACAGACACCTGGGGCTCTTGATCCTGGCACTGCTGGCCCTCCTCACCCTACTGGGTGTTGTTCTGGCCCTCACCTGCCGGCGCCCACAGTCAG gcccgggcCCAGCGCGGCCAGTGCTCCTCCTGCACGCGGCGGACTCGGAGGCGCAGCGGCGCCTGGTGGGAGCGCTGGCTGAACTGCTACGGGCAGCGCTGGGCGGCGGGCGCGACGTGATCGTGGACCTGTGGGAGGGGAGGCACGTGGCGCGCGTGGGCCCGCTGCCGTGGCTCTGGGCGGCGCGGACGCGCGTAGCGCGGGAGCAGGGCACTGTGCTGCTGCTGTGGAGCGGCGCCGACCTTCGCCCGGTCAGCGGCCCCGACCCCCGCGCCGCGCCCCTGCTCGCCCTGCTCCACGCTGCCCCGCGCCCGCTGCTGCTGCTCGCTTACTTCAGTCGCCTCTGCGCCAAGGGCGACATCCCCCCGCCGCTGCGCGCCCTGCCGCGCTACCGCCTGCTGCGCGACCTGCCGCGTCTGCTGCGGGCGCTGGACGCGCGGCCTTTCGCAGAGGCCACCAGCTGGGGCCGCCTTGGGGCGCGGCAGCGCAGGCAGAGCCGCCTAGAGCTGTGCAGCCGGCTCGAACGAGAGGCCGCCCGACTTGCAGACCTAGGTTGA
- the IL17RE gene encoding interleukin-17 receptor E isoform X8 produces MGSSRLAALLLPLLLIVIDLSDSAGIGFRHLPHWNTRCPLASHTDDSFTGSSAYIPCRTWWALFSTKPWCVRVWHCSRCLCQHLLSGGSGLQRGLFHLLVQKSKKSSTFKFYRRHKMPAPAQRKLLPRRHLSEKSHHISIPSPDISHKGLRSKRTQPSDPETWESLPRLDSQRHGGPEFSFDLLPEARAIRVTISSGPEVSVRLCHQWALECEELSSPYDVQKIVSGGHTVELPYEFLLPCLCIEASYLQEDTVRRKKCPFQSWPEAYGSDFWKSVHFTDYSQHTQMVMALTLRCPLKLEAALCQRHDWHTLCKDLPNATARESDGWYVLEKVDLHPQLCFKFSFGNSSHVECPHQTGPGLKPSVTRPHHSLPEARVLCPAPCFTQLPGRRRCLAHRGGGLCALRCGGQMSSLPGSTSCVRMSLTDTWGS; encoded by the exons ATGGGGAGCTCCAGACTGGCAGCCCTGCTCCTGCCTCTCCTCCTCATAGTCATCGACCTCTCTGACTCTGCTGGGATTGGCTTTCGCCACCTGCCCCACTGGAACACCCGCTGTCCTCTGGCCTCCCACACG GATGACAGTTTCACTG GAAGTTCTGCCTATATCCCTTGCCGCACCTGGTGGGCCCTCTTCTCCACAAAGCCTTGGTGTGTGCGAGTCTGGCACTGTTCCCGCTGTTTGTGCCAGCATCTGCTGTCAGGTGGCTCAG GTCTTCAACGGGGCCTCTTCCACCTCCTGGTGCAGAAATCCAAAAAGTCTTCCACATTCAAGTTCTATAGGAGACACAAGATGCCAGCACCTGCTCAG AGGAAGCTGCTGCCTCGTCGTCACCTGTCTGAGAAGAGCCATCACATTTCCATCCCCTCCCCAGACATCTCCCACAAGGGACTTCGCTCTAAAAGGACCCAACCTTCGGATCCAGAGACATGGGAAAGTCTTCCCAGATTGGACTCACAAAGGCATGGAG GACCCGAGTTCTCCTTTGATTTGCTGCCTGAGGCCCGGGCTATTCGGGTGACCATATCTTCAGGCCCTGAGGTCAGCGTGCGTCTTTGTCACCAGTGGGCACTGGAGTGTGAAGAGCTGAGCAGTCCCTATGATGTCCAG AAAATTGTGTCTGGGGGCCACACTGTAGAGCTGCCTTATGAATTCCTTCTGCCCTGTCTGTGCATAGAG GCATCCTACCTGCAAGAGGACACTGTGAGGCGCAAAAAATGTCCCTTCCAGAGCTGGCCAGAAGCCT ATGGCTCGGACTTCTGGAAGTCAGTGCACTTCACTGACTACAGCCAGCACACTCAGATGGTCATGGCCCTGACACTCCGCTGCCCACTGAAGCTGGAAGCTGCCCTCTGCCAGAGGCACGACTGGCATACCCTTTGCAAAGACCTCCCGAATGCCACAGCTCGAGAGTCAGATGGG TGGTATGTTTTGGAGAAGGTGGACCTGCACCCCCAGCTCTGCTTCAAG TTCTCTTTTGGAAACAGCAGCCATGTTGAATGCCCCCACCAGACTG GCCCGGGGCTCAAGCCCAGTGTCACTAGACCTCATCATTCCCTTCCTGAGGCCAGGGTGCTGTGTCCTG ctcCATGCTTCACTCAGCTCCCCGGGAGGAGAAGATGCCTGGCTCATAGGGGTGGGGGGCTCTGTGCCCTCAGGTGTGGCGGTCAGATGTCCAGTTTGCCTGGAAGCACCTCTTGTGTCCGGATG TCTCTTACAGACACCTGGGGCTCTTGA